A genomic segment from Coccinella septempunctata chromosome 3, icCocSept1.1, whole genome shotgun sequence encodes:
- the LOC123309524 gene encoding uncharacterized protein LOC123309524, translating into MDRVSQRHRFPKANPSIFKTWLEVINPQNWPELSDEQIYNRYYVCHPHFTKLDIQEPQSDSMMNKKKIQKGVRKSILTRLQYTRISQLTAKEKIMYSMLKEYNARMSQLKYQNKCLR; encoded by the exons ATGGACCGAGTAAGCCAAAGACATCGTTTCCCCAAAGCCAATCCAAGTATTTTTAAAACTTGGTTAGAAGTTATTAATCCACAAAATTGGCCAGAATTATCCGATGAACAGATTTACAATAGATATTACGTGTGTCATCCACATTTTACCAAGCTGGACATACAAGAACCACAATCTGACTCGatgatgaataagaaaaaaatccaaaaag ggGTTAGAAAGTCAATTTTGACGAGGTTGCAGTACACTAGGATTTCACAACTAACtgcgaaagaaaaaataatgtacTCAATGTTGAAAGAGTACAATGCTAGGATGAGTCAGCTTAAATACCAAAATAAATGTCTCAGGTAA